The following are encoded together in the Brassica napus cultivar Da-Ae chromosome A9, Da-Ae, whole genome shotgun sequence genome:
- the LOC106350010 gene encoding F-box protein At5g07610-like: MVETRAQHRRRVTSQTWGKVEGAEDVFHDIFSRLSVRSIRSFKTVNRYWHASISNKHFATKQLAQSRKKPSYIACPRAYKAMKLYLLKPGKFNYRHHATVDPPGRSADHNMHMIASFNGLVCCINQLSDENEDHQIWICNPSTEETLLLPQGRPSVWTEPSIGVAYGPDISEYKIFRIFCVGKRNAGKGDYLYECEVYSSSSGAWRGIGPVLHLPMYVCFSPHRSAHVFAGGKIYWLVSLEDPAGIMLSVDMEENFEVMELPYYSTDLRYEDRITAATYLINLGGSLSLVVLHVGYFDVWEWKEASWVLVIEDYLPFMDFCDIVLFMTSSEKEILFVTDSHLWTYHLDTRKWKKRGRPPTRFTNPAIFPFTESLLPCNGGVRLEER, from the exons ATGGTCGAGACGCGAGCTCAGCATCGAAGGCGAGTGACATCACAGACATGGGGTAAGGTAGAAGGTGCCGAAGATGTGTTTCATGACATCTTTTCTCGACTGTCAGTAAGGTCTATCCGTTCATTCAAAACGGTTAACAGATACTGGCATGCCTCAATTAGCAACAAACATTTTGCTACAAAACAGCTAGCTCAGTCGAGAAAGAAGCCCTCATACATAGCTTGTCCTAGAGCATACAAGGCTATGAAGTTGTACTTGTTGAAGCCAGGGAAGTTCAACTATCGACACCATGCTACAGTTGATCCTCCGGGAAGAAGCGCCGATCACAACATGCACATGATAGCATCGTTCAATGGATTAGTATGCTGCATCAACCAACTCTCTGATGAAAATGAAGATCATCAGATATGGATTTGCAATCCCTCTACTGAAGAGACTCTGCTTCTTCCTCAAGGCAGACCATCTGTTTGGACTGAACCAAGTATTGGAGTTGCATATGGTCCTGACATTAGCGAGTACAAAATTTTCCGCATATTCTGTGTGGGCAAGAGAAACGCTGGAAAAGGGGATTATCTCTACGAATGTGAGGTGTATTCATCTAGCAGTGGTGCGTGGAGGGGCATCGGCCCTGTGCTTCATCTTCCAATGTATGTTTGCTTCAGTCCACACAGATCCGCTCATGTCTTTGCAGGAGGGAAGATCTACTGGCTGGTTTCTCTTGAAGATCCTGCAGGTATAATGCTCTCTGTGGATATGGAGGAGAACTTCGAAGTTATGGAGCTGCCTTACTATTCAACAGACCTGCGTTACGAAGACAGGATAACAGCTGCTACGTATCTGATAAACCTGGGAGGATCTCTGTCACTGGTAGTTCTACATGTGGGTTACTTTGACGTATGGGAGTGGAAAGAAGCTAGTTGGGTACTTGTAATCGAAGATTATTTGCCATTCATGGACTTTTGTGATATTGTATTATTCATGACCTCGTCAGAGAAGGAGATCCTGTTTGTGACTGACTCGCACTTGTGGACTTATCATTTGGATACTAGAAAGTGGAAAAAAAGGGGCAGGCCTCCTACTCGATTTACGAATCCTGCTATCTTCCCCTTCACCGAAAGCCTTCTTCCAT GCAATGGAGGGGTGAGGCTAGAAGAAAGGTGA